From Stigmatopora nigra isolate UIUO_SnigA chromosome 5, RoL_Snig_1.1, whole genome shotgun sequence, a single genomic window includes:
- the med16 gene encoding mediator of RNA polymerase II transcription subunit 16 isoform X4 translates to MDLAYVCEWEKRPKSTHRPSIPLVCSWSCRNLVAFTTDLKNQDDGDPDASHVIHIMDTEHPWDVYSISSGHAEVISCLEWDQSGSRLLSADGDGHIKCWSMAEHAVNSWESLLSSSVEGDPVVALSWLHNGVKLALHVEMSGSTNFGEKFSRVKFSPSLSLFGGKPMEGWLAVTAGGLVSVSLLKPGGALLTASESLCRLRGRVALADIAFTGGGNIVVAAADGGASSPVQFYKVVVSVVSEKCRIDTELLPSLFLRCTTDPLRRDKYPAVTHLKFLTRENSEQVLLCASNQSGSIVECWSLRKEGLPVNNIFQHRSPVVGEKQPTILKWRILTTTGDLERVSAVALPKLPISISNTDLKVASDTKFCPGLGLALAFHDGTIQILHRLSLHTMGVFYGSAAAPPGQRPGEESAVKRQRTGGAHGLHFKALQFSWTSLALAGVDNHGKLHMLRVSPSMGQVLEMNTTLRHLLFLLEYCMVTGYDWWDVLLHVQPGMVHNLVDKLHEEYMRQNQALQQVLATRIVAVKASLCKLSTATAARACDFHAKLLLIAVSSTLKSLLRPHVLNTPDKSPGERLGEICAKNADSGREDAPPQEPDESLIDECCLLPSQLLVPALDWLPVNDGVMVKLQGKQPVRLRFGKSASSPDPLGRSAGSQRTDNLRCVHMGVCPTEDSKACTRCGCVTMLRSPNKSNAMKQWEQRWIKNCLCGGLWRLVPPTLA, encoded by the exons ATGGACTTGGCGTACGTGTGCGAGTGGGAGAAACGGCCCAAAAGCACCCACCGTCCCTCCATTCCACTGGTGTGCTCGTGGTCCTGCCGAAACCTGGTGGCCTTCACCACCGACTTGAAAAACCAGGACGACGGCGATCCAG ATGCCAGTCACGTCATCCACATCATGGACACGGAGCACCCCTGGGACGTGTACTCCATCAGCTCGGGGCACGCCGAGGTCATTTCCTGTCTGGAGTGGGACCAATCGG GCTCCAGGCTGCTGTCGGCCGACGGCGACGGGCACATCAAGTGCTGGTCCATGGCGGAGCACGCCGTCAACAGCTGGGAAAGCCTCCTGAGCAGCTCGGTGGAGGGAGATCCCGTGGTGGCCCTCAGCTGGCTGCACAACGGCGTCAAACTGGCGCTGCACGTGGAGATG TCGGGATCCACCAACTTTGGCGAAAAGTTCTCCCGGGTCAAGTTCTCGCCGTCGCTGAGCCTGTTTGGCGGCAAGCCCATGGAGGGCTGGCTGGCGGTGACGGCGGGGGGCCTGGTTAGCGTCTCGCTGCTCAAGCCCGGCGGCGCCCTGCTGACGGCCAGCGAGAGCCTGTGCCGCCTGCGGGGGCGGGTGGCGCTGGCCGACATCGCCTTCACGGGAGGCGGCAACATCGTGGTGGCCGCCGCCGACGGCGGGGCCTCTTCGCCCGTGCAGTTCTACAAG GTGGTGGTCAGCGTGGTGAGCGAAAAGTGCCGCATCGACACGGAACTCCTGCCCTCCCTCTTCCTGCGCTGCACCACCGACCCTCTGCGACGGGACAAGTACCCGGCCGTCACGCACCTCAAGTTCTTGACCAGAGAGAATTCCGAGCAG GTTCTGCTGTGCGCGTCCAATCAGAGCGGCAGCATCGTGGAGTGTTGGTCGCTGAGGAAGGAGGGGCTTCCCGTCAACAACATTTTTCAGCACCGCTCGCCCGTCG TTGGAGAGAAGCAACCCACCATCTTGAAGTGGAGGATCCTGACCACCACGGGAGACCTGGAGCGAGTCTCGGCCGTGGCTCTCCCCAAACTCCCCATCTCCATCTCCAACACGGACCTGAAGGTGGCGTCGGACACCAAGTTCTGCCCGGGGCTGG GTCTGGCCCTGGCCTTCCACGACGGCACCATCCAGATCCTCCACCGCCTGTCGCTCCACACCATGGGCGTGTTCTACGGCTCGGCCGCCGCCCCCCCGGGCCAGCGGCCGGGCGAGGAGTCGGCCGTCAAGCGCCAGAGGACCGGGGGGGCCCACGGTCTCCATTTCAAGGCCCTGCAGTTCTCCTGGACCTCGCTGGCGCTGGCCGGGGTGGACAATCACGGCAAG CTGCACATGCTGCGAGTGTCCCCCTCCATGGGGCAAGTGCTGGAGATGAACACCACGCTGCGCCACCTGCTGTTCCTGCTGGAGTACTGCATGGTGACGGGCTACGACTGGTGGGACGTCCTGCTGCACGTGCAGCCCGGCATGGTCCACAACCTGGTGGACAAGCTGCACGAGGAGTACATGAGGCAGAACCAGGCTTTGCAGCAG GTGCTGGCCACGCGCATCGTGGCGGTGAAGGCGTCGCTGTGCAAGCTGTCGACGGCCACGGCGGCGCGGGCCTGCGATTTCCACGCCAAGCTGCTGCTGATCGCCGTCAGCTCCACCCTCAAGTCGCTGCTGCGGCCTCACGTCCTCAACACGCCGGACAAGAGCCCGGGGGAGCGCCTCGGCGAGATCTGCGCCAAGAACGCCGACTCGG GTCGGGAGGACGCCCCGCCCCAGGAGCCCGACGAGAGCCTGATCGACGAGTGCTGCCTGCTCCCCAGTCAGCTGCTGGTGCCCGCCCTGGATTGGCTGCCCGTCAACGACGGCGTCATGGTCAAGCTGCAGGGAAAGCAGCCCGTCCGGCTGCGCTTTGGCAAAAGCGCCTCCTCGCCCGACCCGCTCGGCAG GAGCGCCGGCAGTCAGCGGACGGACAACCTGCGCTGCGTCCACATGGGCGTGTGTCCCACCGAGGACAGCAAGGCCTGCACCAG GTGCGGCTGCGTGACCATGCTCCGCTCGCCCAACAAGAGTAACGCCATGAAGCAGTGGGAGCAGCGCTGGATCAAGAATTGCTTGTGCGGAGGTTTGTGGCGCCTGGTTCCACCCACCTTGGCTTGA
- the med16 gene encoding mediator of RNA polymerase II transcription subunit 16 isoform X1, with translation MDLAYVCEWEKRPKSTHRPSIPLVCSWSCRNLVAFTTDLKNQDDGDPDASHVIHIMDTEHPWDVYSISSGHAEVISCLEWDQSGSRLLSADGDGHIKCWSMAEHAVNSWESLLSSSVEGDPVVALSWLHNGVKLALHVEMSGSTNFGEKFSRVKFSPSLSLFGGKPMEGWLAVTAGGLVSVSLLKPGGALLTASESLCRLRGRVALADIAFTGGGNIVVAAADGGASSPVQFYKVVVSVVSEKCRIDTELLPSLFLRCTTDPLRRDKYPAVTHLKFLTRENSEQVLLCASNQSGSIVECWSLRKEGLPVNNIFQHRSPVVGEKQPTILKWRILTTTGDLERVSAVALPKLPISISNTDLKVASDTKFCPGLGLALAFHDGTIQILHRLSLHTMGVFYGSAAAPPGQRPGEESAVKRQRTGGAHGLHFKALQFSWTSLALAGVDNHGKLHMLRVSPSMGQVLEMNTTLRHLLFLLEYCMVTGYDWWDVLLHVQPGMVHNLVDKLHEEYMRQNQALQQVLATRIVAVKASLCKLSTATAARACDFHAKLLLIAVSSTLKSLLRPHVLNTPDKSPGERLGEICAKNADSDIDKVMINLKTEEFVLDGPPLQSLQQLIQWVGDFVLYLLANLPNQSSTARPGSGFMRDGASLGMLREMLVMIRIWGLFKPGCLPTFTATSDSQDSLQLLFRLLTKLWLCCEEAATANASIRREDAPPQEPDESLIDECCLLPSQLLVPALDWLPVNDGVMVKLQGKQPVRLRFGKSASSPDPLGRSAGSQRTDNLRCVHMGVCPTEDSKACTRCGCVTMLRSPNKSNAMKQWEQRWIKNCLCGGLWRLVPPTLA, from the exons ATGGACTTGGCGTACGTGTGCGAGTGGGAGAAACGGCCCAAAAGCACCCACCGTCCCTCCATTCCACTGGTGTGCTCGTGGTCCTGCCGAAACCTGGTGGCCTTCACCACCGACTTGAAAAACCAGGACGACGGCGATCCAG ATGCCAGTCACGTCATCCACATCATGGACACGGAGCACCCCTGGGACGTGTACTCCATCAGCTCGGGGCACGCCGAGGTCATTTCCTGTCTGGAGTGGGACCAATCGG GCTCCAGGCTGCTGTCGGCCGACGGCGACGGGCACATCAAGTGCTGGTCCATGGCGGAGCACGCCGTCAACAGCTGGGAAAGCCTCCTGAGCAGCTCGGTGGAGGGAGATCCCGTGGTGGCCCTCAGCTGGCTGCACAACGGCGTCAAACTGGCGCTGCACGTGGAGATG TCGGGATCCACCAACTTTGGCGAAAAGTTCTCCCGGGTCAAGTTCTCGCCGTCGCTGAGCCTGTTTGGCGGCAAGCCCATGGAGGGCTGGCTGGCGGTGACGGCGGGGGGCCTGGTTAGCGTCTCGCTGCTCAAGCCCGGCGGCGCCCTGCTGACGGCCAGCGAGAGCCTGTGCCGCCTGCGGGGGCGGGTGGCGCTGGCCGACATCGCCTTCACGGGAGGCGGCAACATCGTGGTGGCCGCCGCCGACGGCGGGGCCTCTTCGCCCGTGCAGTTCTACAAG GTGGTGGTCAGCGTGGTGAGCGAAAAGTGCCGCATCGACACGGAACTCCTGCCCTCCCTCTTCCTGCGCTGCACCACCGACCCTCTGCGACGGGACAAGTACCCGGCCGTCACGCACCTCAAGTTCTTGACCAGAGAGAATTCCGAGCAG GTTCTGCTGTGCGCGTCCAATCAGAGCGGCAGCATCGTGGAGTGTTGGTCGCTGAGGAAGGAGGGGCTTCCCGTCAACAACATTTTTCAGCACCGCTCGCCCGTCG TTGGAGAGAAGCAACCCACCATCTTGAAGTGGAGGATCCTGACCACCACGGGAGACCTGGAGCGAGTCTCGGCCGTGGCTCTCCCCAAACTCCCCATCTCCATCTCCAACACGGACCTGAAGGTGGCGTCGGACACCAAGTTCTGCCCGGGGCTGG GTCTGGCCCTGGCCTTCCACGACGGCACCATCCAGATCCTCCACCGCCTGTCGCTCCACACCATGGGCGTGTTCTACGGCTCGGCCGCCGCCCCCCCGGGCCAGCGGCCGGGCGAGGAGTCGGCCGTCAAGCGCCAGAGGACCGGGGGGGCCCACGGTCTCCATTTCAAGGCCCTGCAGTTCTCCTGGACCTCGCTGGCGCTGGCCGGGGTGGACAATCACGGCAAG CTGCACATGCTGCGAGTGTCCCCCTCCATGGGGCAAGTGCTGGAGATGAACACCACGCTGCGCCACCTGCTGTTCCTGCTGGAGTACTGCATGGTGACGGGCTACGACTGGTGGGACGTCCTGCTGCACGTGCAGCCCGGCATGGTCCACAACCTGGTGGACAAGCTGCACGAGGAGTACATGAGGCAGAACCAGGCTTTGCAGCAG GTGCTGGCCACGCGCATCGTGGCGGTGAAGGCGTCGCTGTGCAAGCTGTCGACGGCCACGGCGGCGCGGGCCTGCGATTTCCACGCCAAGCTGCTGCTGATCGCCGTCAGCTCCACCCTCAAGTCGCTGCTGCGGCCTCACGTCCTCAACACGCCGGACAAGAGCCCGGGGGAGCGCCTCGGCGAGATCTGCGCCAAGAACGCCGACTCGG ATATCGACAAGGTGATGATCAACCTGAAGACGGAGGAGTTTGTGTTGGACGGCCCCCCCCTGCAGTCGCTGCAGCAGCTCATCCAATGGGTGGGCGACTTTGTGCTCTACCTGCTGGCCAACCTCCCCAACCAG AGCTCGACGGCCCGGCCCGGCTCGGGCTTCATGCGGGACGGCGCGTCCCTGGGAATGCTGCGAGAGATGCTGGTGATGATCCGCATCTGGGGACTGTTCAAGCCCGGCTGCCTACCCACCTTCACCGCCACCTCCGACAGCCAAGACAGTTTGCAGCTTCTCTTCCGGCTGCTCACCAAGCTGTGGCTCTGCTGTGAGGAGGCGGCGACGGCAAACGCGTctatcc GTCGGGAGGACGCCCCGCCCCAGGAGCCCGACGAGAGCCTGATCGACGAGTGCTGCCTGCTCCCCAGTCAGCTGCTGGTGCCCGCCCTGGATTGGCTGCCCGTCAACGACGGCGTCATGGTCAAGCTGCAGGGAAAGCAGCCCGTCCGGCTGCGCTTTGGCAAAAGCGCCTCCTCGCCCGACCCGCTCGGCAG GAGCGCCGGCAGTCAGCGGACGGACAACCTGCGCTGCGTCCACATGGGCGTGTGTCCCACCGAGGACAGCAAGGCCTGCACCAG GTGCGGCTGCGTGACCATGCTCCGCTCGCCCAACAAGAGTAACGCCATGAAGCAGTGGGAGCAGCGCTGGATCAAGAATTGCTTGTGCGGAGGTTTGTGGCGCCTGGTTCCACCCACCTTGGCTTGA
- the med16 gene encoding mediator of RNA polymerase II transcription subunit 16 isoform X3, with translation MDLAYVCEWEKRPKSTHRPSIPLVCSWSCRNLVAFTTDLKNQDDGDPDASHVIHIMDTEHPWDVYSISSGHAEVISCLEWDQSGSRLLSADGDGHIKCWSMAEHAVNSWESLLSSSVEGDPVVALSWLHNGVKLALHVEMSGSTNFGEKFSRVKFSPSLSLFGGKPMEGWLAVTAGGLVSVSLLKPGGALLTASESLCRLRGRVALADIAFTGGGNIVVAAADGGASSPVQFYKVVVSVVSEKCRIDTELLPSLFLRCTTDPLRRDKYPAVTHLKFLTRENSEQVLLCASNQSGSIVECWSLRKEGLPVNNIFQHRSPVVGEKQPTILKWRILTTTGDLERVSAVALPKLPISISNTDLKVASDTKFCPGLGLALAFHDGTIQILHRLSLHTMGVFYGSAAAPPGQRPGEESAVKRQRTGGAHGLHFKALQFSWTSLALAGVDNHGKLHMLRVSPSMGQVLEMNTTLRHLLFLLEYCMVTGYDWWDVLLHVQPGMVHNLVDKLHEEYMRQNQALQQVLATRIVAVKASLCKLSTATAARACDFHAKLLLIAVSSTLKSLLRPHVLNTPDKSPGERLGEICAKNADSDIDKVMINLKTEEFVLDGPPLQSLQQLIQWVGDFVLYLLANLPNQSSTARPGSGFMRDGASLGMLREMLVMIRIWGLFKPGCLPTFTATSDSQDSLQLLFRLLTKLWLCCEEAATANASIHPSGGRPAPGARREPDRRVLPAPQSAAGARPGLAARQRRRHGQAAGKAARPAALWQKRLLARPARQERRQSADGQPALRPHGRVSHRGQQGLHQVRLRDHAPLAQQE, from the exons ATGGACTTGGCGTACGTGTGCGAGTGGGAGAAACGGCCCAAAAGCACCCACCGTCCCTCCATTCCACTGGTGTGCTCGTGGTCCTGCCGAAACCTGGTGGCCTTCACCACCGACTTGAAAAACCAGGACGACGGCGATCCAG ATGCCAGTCACGTCATCCACATCATGGACACGGAGCACCCCTGGGACGTGTACTCCATCAGCTCGGGGCACGCCGAGGTCATTTCCTGTCTGGAGTGGGACCAATCGG GCTCCAGGCTGCTGTCGGCCGACGGCGACGGGCACATCAAGTGCTGGTCCATGGCGGAGCACGCCGTCAACAGCTGGGAAAGCCTCCTGAGCAGCTCGGTGGAGGGAGATCCCGTGGTGGCCCTCAGCTGGCTGCACAACGGCGTCAAACTGGCGCTGCACGTGGAGATG TCGGGATCCACCAACTTTGGCGAAAAGTTCTCCCGGGTCAAGTTCTCGCCGTCGCTGAGCCTGTTTGGCGGCAAGCCCATGGAGGGCTGGCTGGCGGTGACGGCGGGGGGCCTGGTTAGCGTCTCGCTGCTCAAGCCCGGCGGCGCCCTGCTGACGGCCAGCGAGAGCCTGTGCCGCCTGCGGGGGCGGGTGGCGCTGGCCGACATCGCCTTCACGGGAGGCGGCAACATCGTGGTGGCCGCCGCCGACGGCGGGGCCTCTTCGCCCGTGCAGTTCTACAAG GTGGTGGTCAGCGTGGTGAGCGAAAAGTGCCGCATCGACACGGAACTCCTGCCCTCCCTCTTCCTGCGCTGCACCACCGACCCTCTGCGACGGGACAAGTACCCGGCCGTCACGCACCTCAAGTTCTTGACCAGAGAGAATTCCGAGCAG GTTCTGCTGTGCGCGTCCAATCAGAGCGGCAGCATCGTGGAGTGTTGGTCGCTGAGGAAGGAGGGGCTTCCCGTCAACAACATTTTTCAGCACCGCTCGCCCGTCG TTGGAGAGAAGCAACCCACCATCTTGAAGTGGAGGATCCTGACCACCACGGGAGACCTGGAGCGAGTCTCGGCCGTGGCTCTCCCCAAACTCCCCATCTCCATCTCCAACACGGACCTGAAGGTGGCGTCGGACACCAAGTTCTGCCCGGGGCTGG GTCTGGCCCTGGCCTTCCACGACGGCACCATCCAGATCCTCCACCGCCTGTCGCTCCACACCATGGGCGTGTTCTACGGCTCGGCCGCCGCCCCCCCGGGCCAGCGGCCGGGCGAGGAGTCGGCCGTCAAGCGCCAGAGGACCGGGGGGGCCCACGGTCTCCATTTCAAGGCCCTGCAGTTCTCCTGGACCTCGCTGGCGCTGGCCGGGGTGGACAATCACGGCAAG CTGCACATGCTGCGAGTGTCCCCCTCCATGGGGCAAGTGCTGGAGATGAACACCACGCTGCGCCACCTGCTGTTCCTGCTGGAGTACTGCATGGTGACGGGCTACGACTGGTGGGACGTCCTGCTGCACGTGCAGCCCGGCATGGTCCACAACCTGGTGGACAAGCTGCACGAGGAGTACATGAGGCAGAACCAGGCTTTGCAGCAG GTGCTGGCCACGCGCATCGTGGCGGTGAAGGCGTCGCTGTGCAAGCTGTCGACGGCCACGGCGGCGCGGGCCTGCGATTTCCACGCCAAGCTGCTGCTGATCGCCGTCAGCTCCACCCTCAAGTCGCTGCTGCGGCCTCACGTCCTCAACACGCCGGACAAGAGCCCGGGGGAGCGCCTCGGCGAGATCTGCGCCAAGAACGCCGACTCGG ATATCGACAAGGTGATGATCAACCTGAAGACGGAGGAGTTTGTGTTGGACGGCCCCCCCCTGCAGTCGCTGCAGCAGCTCATCCAATGGGTGGGCGACTTTGTGCTCTACCTGCTGGCCAACCTCCCCAACCAG AGCTCGACGGCCCGGCCCGGCTCGGGCTTCATGCGGGACGGCGCGTCCCTGGGAATGCTGCGAGAGATGCTGGTGATGATCCGCATCTGGGGACTGTTCAAGCCCGGCTGCCTACCCACCTTCACCGCCACCTCCGACAGCCAAGACAGTTTGCAGCTTCTCTTCCGGCTGCTCACCAAGCTGTGGCTCTGCTGTGAGGAGGCGGCGACGGCAAACGCGTctatccatcc GTCGGGAGGACGCCCCGCCCCAGGAGCCCGACGAGAGCCTGATCGACGAGTGCTGCCTGCTCCCCAGTCAGCTGCTGGTGCCCGCCCTGGATTGGCTGCCCGTCAACGACGGCGTCATGGTCAAGCTGCAGGGAAAGCAGCCCGTCCGGCTGCGCTTTGGCAAAAGCGCCTCCTCGCCCGACCCGCTCGGCAG GAGCGCCGGCAGTCAGCGGACGGACAACCTGCGCTGCGTCCACATGGGCGTGTGTCCCACCGAGGACAGCAAGGCCTGCACCAG GTGCGGCTGCGTGACCATGCTCCGCTCGCCCAACAAGAGTAA
- the med16 gene encoding mediator of RNA polymerase II transcription subunit 16 isoform X2 → MDLAYVCEWEKRPKSTHRPSIPLVCSWSCRNLVAFTTDLKNQDDGDPDASHVIHIMDTEHPWDVYSISSGHAEVISCLEWDQSGSRLLSADGDGHIKCWSMAEHAVNSWESLLSSSVEGDPVVALSWLHNGVKLALHVEMSGSTNFGEKFSRVKFSPSLSLFGGKPMEGWLAVTAGGLVSVSLLKPGGALLTASESLCRLRGRVALADIAFTGGGNIVVAAADGGASSPVQFYKVVVSVVSEKCRIDTELLPSLFLRCTTDPLRRDKYPAVTHLKFLTRENSEQVLLCASNQSGSIVECWSLRKEGLPVNNIFQHRSPVVGEKQPTILKWRILTTTGDLERVSAVALPKLPISISNTDLKVASDTKFCPGLGLALAFHDGTIQILHRLSLHTMGVFYGSAAAPPGQRPGEESAVKRQRTGGAHGLHFKALQFSWTSLALAGVDNHGKLHMLRVSPSMGQVLEMNTTLRHLLFLLEYCMVTGYDWWDVLLHVQPGMVHNLVDKLHEEYMRQNQALQQVLATRIVAVKASLCKLSTATAARACDFHAKLLLIAVSSTLKSLLRPHVLNTPDKSPGERLGEICAKNADSDIDKVMINLKTEEFVLDGPPLQSLQQLIQWVGDFVLYLLANLPNQSSTARPGSGFMRDGASLGMLREMLVMIRIWGLFKPGCLPTFTATSDSQDSLQLLFRLLTKLWLCCREDAPPQEPDESLIDECCLLPSQLLVPALDWLPVNDGVMVKLQGKQPVRLRFGKSASSPDPLGRSAGSQRTDNLRCVHMGVCPTEDSKACTRCGCVTMLRSPNKSNAMKQWEQRWIKNCLCGGLWRLVPPTLA, encoded by the exons ATGGACTTGGCGTACGTGTGCGAGTGGGAGAAACGGCCCAAAAGCACCCACCGTCCCTCCATTCCACTGGTGTGCTCGTGGTCCTGCCGAAACCTGGTGGCCTTCACCACCGACTTGAAAAACCAGGACGACGGCGATCCAG ATGCCAGTCACGTCATCCACATCATGGACACGGAGCACCCCTGGGACGTGTACTCCATCAGCTCGGGGCACGCCGAGGTCATTTCCTGTCTGGAGTGGGACCAATCGG GCTCCAGGCTGCTGTCGGCCGACGGCGACGGGCACATCAAGTGCTGGTCCATGGCGGAGCACGCCGTCAACAGCTGGGAAAGCCTCCTGAGCAGCTCGGTGGAGGGAGATCCCGTGGTGGCCCTCAGCTGGCTGCACAACGGCGTCAAACTGGCGCTGCACGTGGAGATG TCGGGATCCACCAACTTTGGCGAAAAGTTCTCCCGGGTCAAGTTCTCGCCGTCGCTGAGCCTGTTTGGCGGCAAGCCCATGGAGGGCTGGCTGGCGGTGACGGCGGGGGGCCTGGTTAGCGTCTCGCTGCTCAAGCCCGGCGGCGCCCTGCTGACGGCCAGCGAGAGCCTGTGCCGCCTGCGGGGGCGGGTGGCGCTGGCCGACATCGCCTTCACGGGAGGCGGCAACATCGTGGTGGCCGCCGCCGACGGCGGGGCCTCTTCGCCCGTGCAGTTCTACAAG GTGGTGGTCAGCGTGGTGAGCGAAAAGTGCCGCATCGACACGGAACTCCTGCCCTCCCTCTTCCTGCGCTGCACCACCGACCCTCTGCGACGGGACAAGTACCCGGCCGTCACGCACCTCAAGTTCTTGACCAGAGAGAATTCCGAGCAG GTTCTGCTGTGCGCGTCCAATCAGAGCGGCAGCATCGTGGAGTGTTGGTCGCTGAGGAAGGAGGGGCTTCCCGTCAACAACATTTTTCAGCACCGCTCGCCCGTCG TTGGAGAGAAGCAACCCACCATCTTGAAGTGGAGGATCCTGACCACCACGGGAGACCTGGAGCGAGTCTCGGCCGTGGCTCTCCCCAAACTCCCCATCTCCATCTCCAACACGGACCTGAAGGTGGCGTCGGACACCAAGTTCTGCCCGGGGCTGG GTCTGGCCCTGGCCTTCCACGACGGCACCATCCAGATCCTCCACCGCCTGTCGCTCCACACCATGGGCGTGTTCTACGGCTCGGCCGCCGCCCCCCCGGGCCAGCGGCCGGGCGAGGAGTCGGCCGTCAAGCGCCAGAGGACCGGGGGGGCCCACGGTCTCCATTTCAAGGCCCTGCAGTTCTCCTGGACCTCGCTGGCGCTGGCCGGGGTGGACAATCACGGCAAG CTGCACATGCTGCGAGTGTCCCCCTCCATGGGGCAAGTGCTGGAGATGAACACCACGCTGCGCCACCTGCTGTTCCTGCTGGAGTACTGCATGGTGACGGGCTACGACTGGTGGGACGTCCTGCTGCACGTGCAGCCCGGCATGGTCCACAACCTGGTGGACAAGCTGCACGAGGAGTACATGAGGCAGAACCAGGCTTTGCAGCAG GTGCTGGCCACGCGCATCGTGGCGGTGAAGGCGTCGCTGTGCAAGCTGTCGACGGCCACGGCGGCGCGGGCCTGCGATTTCCACGCCAAGCTGCTGCTGATCGCCGTCAGCTCCACCCTCAAGTCGCTGCTGCGGCCTCACGTCCTCAACACGCCGGACAAGAGCCCGGGGGAGCGCCTCGGCGAGATCTGCGCCAAGAACGCCGACTCGG ATATCGACAAGGTGATGATCAACCTGAAGACGGAGGAGTTTGTGTTGGACGGCCCCCCCCTGCAGTCGCTGCAGCAGCTCATCCAATGGGTGGGCGACTTTGTGCTCTACCTGCTGGCCAACCTCCCCAACCAG AGCTCGACGGCCCGGCCCGGCTCGGGCTTCATGCGGGACGGCGCGTCCCTGGGAATGCTGCGAGAGATGCTGGTGATGATCCGCATCTGGGGACTGTTCAAGCCCGGCTGCCTACCCACCTTCACCGCCACCTCCGACAGCCAAGACAGTTTGCAGCTTCTCTTCCGGCTGCTCACCAAGCTGTGGCTCTGCT GTCGGGAGGACGCCCCGCCCCAGGAGCCCGACGAGAGCCTGATCGACGAGTGCTGCCTGCTCCCCAGTCAGCTGCTGGTGCCCGCCCTGGATTGGCTGCCCGTCAACGACGGCGTCATGGTCAAGCTGCAGGGAAAGCAGCCCGTCCGGCTGCGCTTTGGCAAAAGCGCCTCCTCGCCCGACCCGCTCGGCAG GAGCGCCGGCAGTCAGCGGACGGACAACCTGCGCTGCGTCCACATGGGCGTGTGTCCCACCGAGGACAGCAAGGCCTGCACCAG GTGCGGCTGCGTGACCATGCTCCGCTCGCCCAACAAGAGTAACGCCATGAAGCAGTGGGAGCAGCGCTGGATCAAGAATTGCTTGTGCGGAGGTTTGTGGCGCCTGGTTCCACCCACCTTGGCTTGA